One genomic region from Effusibacillus pohliae DSM 22757 encodes:
- the ispF gene encoding 2-C-methyl-D-erythritol 2,4-cyclodiphosphate synthase codes for MLRVGIGFDVHRLVEGRPLVLGGVKIPHDKGLLGHSDADVLLHAVKDALLGAIGEGDIGRHFPDTDETYRGADSVELLRHVWGMVKQKGFRLGNIDCTVMAQKPKLAPYIEEMRGVIAKELEADLAQVNVKATTTEQLGFTGREEGIAAQAVVLLVTVE; via the coding sequence ATGTTGAGAGTCGGGATCGGTTTTGACGTTCACCGCTTGGTCGAGGGGCGGCCGTTGGTGCTGGGGGGTGTGAAGATTCCCCATGATAAAGGGCTGCTCGGCCATTCGGATGCGGATGTGCTGCTGCACGCGGTGAAGGATGCGTTGCTCGGGGCGATTGGCGAAGGGGATATCGGCCGCCATTTTCCCGATACGGATGAAACATACCGCGGCGCCGATTCGGTGGAACTGTTGCGTCATGTGTGGGGGATGGTGAAGCAAAAAGGGTTTCGGCTTGGCAACATCGACTGTACGGTGATGGCGCAAAAGCCGAAGCTGGCGCCCTATATTGAAGAGATGCGCGGCGTGATTGCGAAAGAGCTGGAGGCTGATCTGGCACAGGTCAACGTGAAAGCAACCACGACGGAACAATTGGGCTTCACCGGCCGGGAAGAGGGCATCGCGGCGCAAGCGGTTGTGTTGCTGGTGACGGTTGAGTAG
- a CDS encoding PIN/TRAM domain-containing protein, translated as MIKRIVHLFFAMIGIVLGYTFGPDLFALIHTDYINLNGQPFTSPFFGAALGGGVFVLATAWAVNYSVSFIRWFEEKLLKAPLPDVFAGVLGTVAGLIVAYLLSPAVTSIPIVGKVVQIFLSLLLGILGFRIGYSKREELKSFFPGKFGGKEKQKNVPKAGDAKLLDTSVIIDGRIADIIKTGFLDGTLVIPTFVLEELQHIADSSDVLKRNRGRRGLDILNRIQKELKIKVNVMEIDFEDIQEVDSKLIRLAKQLNGKVVTNDFNLNKVCELQGVPVLNINDLANAVKPIVLPGEEILVQVIKDGKEYGQGIGYLDDGTMIVVEGGKEFIGTRLEVMVTSVLQTSAGRMIFAKPKLLEKAL; from the coding sequence GTGATTAAGCGAATCGTTCATTTGTTCTTCGCGATGATCGGGATTGTACTTGGGTATACGTTTGGGCCGGATTTGTTTGCATTGATTCATACGGACTATATCAACCTGAACGGGCAACCGTTCACGTCCCCGTTTTTCGGGGCGGCCTTAGGCGGGGGGGTGTTTGTTCTGGCAACCGCCTGGGCGGTCAATTACAGCGTGTCGTTCATCCGCTGGTTCGAGGAGAAGTTGCTGAAAGCGCCCCTGCCTGACGTGTTTGCCGGCGTGCTGGGCACGGTGGCTGGATTGATTGTCGCGTATCTGTTGTCGCCAGCGGTCACCAGCATCCCGATAGTCGGAAAAGTGGTGCAGATTTTCCTCAGTCTGTTGCTTGGGATCCTTGGCTTCCGCATCGGGTACAGCAAGCGGGAGGAGCTGAAGTCATTTTTTCCGGGCAAATTCGGCGGCAAGGAGAAGCAGAAAAACGTGCCGAAAGCGGGCGATGCGAAGCTGCTGGATACGAGTGTGATCATCGACGGGCGGATCGCTGACATCATCAAAACGGGGTTTCTCGATGGGACGCTGGTGATCCCGACGTTCGTGCTCGAGGAGTTGCAGCATATTGCCGATTCGTCCGACGTGTTAAAGCGAAACCGCGGACGCCGCGGATTGGATATTCTGAACCGGATTCAGAAGGAACTGAAGATCAAAGTCAATGTGATGGAAATCGATTTCGAGGACATTCAGGAAGTCGATTCGAAGCTGATTCGCCTGGCGAAACAGCTCAACGGCAAGGTGGTGACCAACGATTTTAACCTGAACAAAGTGTGCGAACTGCAAGGGGTTCCGGTGTTGAACATCAATGATCTGGCGAATGCGGTGAAACCGATCGTGCTGCCCGGCGAGGAGATTCTGGTGCAGGTGATCAAGGACGGGAAAGAGTATGGCCAGGGCATTGGTTATCTGGATGACGGTACAATGATCGTGGTGGAGGGCGGCAAGGAATTTATCGGGACGCGGCTTGAGGTGATGGTGACCAGTGTGCTGCAAACGTCGGCCGGTCGAATGATTTTTGCCAAGCCCAAACTGCTGGAAAAAGCGTTATAA
- the disA gene encoding DNA integrity scanning diadenylate cyclase DisA, with product MREDLKKETMINKLLRVTAPGTALREGLENVLRAKTGALIVVGLTEATEKIVDGGFKIDCDFTPANLYELAKMDGAIILSEDMKRILIANAQLTPDASIPSFETGTRHRTAERVAKQTGQLVICISQRRDVITLYQSSFRYTLKDISVILAKANQAINTLEKYKTVLDQSLTNLSALEFEELVTLHEVAMVMQRIEMVLRIKMEIRRYITELGTEGRLISMQLDELVSKVDEEAYLLVKDYCRDTELTPHQILTELHALSSEDLLDGEVIAGILGYSGDINITEEPVSSRGYRILTKIPRLPHPVIENLVSRFSSLPRILNATTEELDDVEGIGEVRARAIKEGLRRIQEQVFIDRHI from the coding sequence ATGAGAGAGGATCTGAAAAAAGAAACGATGATCAACAAGCTGTTGCGCGTGACGGCGCCGGGGACCGCGCTGCGGGAAGGGCTGGAAAATGTGCTGCGGGCGAAGACGGGCGCGTTGATCGTGGTCGGGCTGACCGAGGCGACGGAGAAAATCGTCGACGGCGGCTTCAAGATCGATTGTGATTTTACTCCCGCCAATCTGTACGAGCTGGCGAAGATGGACGGGGCGATCATCCTGAGCGAAGACATGAAGCGGATTTTGATTGCGAACGCGCAGTTGACTCCCGACGCTTCGATTCCCTCGTTTGAGACGGGCACGCGCCACCGCACGGCGGAGCGGGTCGCCAAACAAACCGGCCAGCTTGTGATTTGCATCTCGCAACGGCGCGACGTGATCACGCTGTACCAGTCCAGTTTTCGCTATACGCTGAAAGACATCAGCGTGATCCTGGCGAAGGCGAACCAGGCGATCAACACGCTGGAGAAATACAAAACGGTGCTCGACCAGTCGTTGACCAACCTCAGCGCCCTCGAGTTCGAGGAACTGGTGACGCTGCATGAAGTGGCCATGGTGATGCAAAGGATCGAAATGGTTTTGCGCATAAAAATGGAAATCCGGCGATATATTACAGAATTAGGGACAGAAGGCCGGCTGATTTCGATGCAGCTCGACGAACTGGTCTCGAAAGTGGACGAGGAAGCGTATCTGTTGGTGAAAGATTATTGCCGCGATACGGAGCTGACGCCGCATCAGATCCTGACTGAACTGCATGCGCTATCGTCGGAGGACTTGCTGGACGGTGAGGTGATCGCAGGCATTCTCGGATACAGCGGCGATATCAACATTACCGAGGAACCTGTCTCATCGCGCGGCTACCGGATTTTGACGAAAATCCCGCGCTTGCCGCATCCTGTAATCGAAAATCTGGTATCCCGTTTTTCCAGCTTGCCGCGGATCCTGAACGCGACGACGGAAGAACTGGATGATGTGGAGGGGATCGGAGAGGTTCGCGCGCGGGCGATCAAGGAAGGACTGCGGCGAATCCAGGAGCAGGTGTTTATTGACAGACACATTTAA
- the gltX gene encoding glutamate--tRNA ligase codes for MSVRVRYAPSPTGHLHIGGARTALFNYLLAKKMGGTYILRIEDTDQARNVEQAEEKFLENFRWLGLLWDEGPGVGGEYGPYSCMERLDIYQNYVDQLLAEGKAYSCYCTEEELEKEREALLTKGQMPRYMGRCRHLTEEQKAAFEAEGRKKTVRFRVPEGKIIRFTDHVRGEMQFESDGIGDFVIVKSDGIPTYNFAVTIDDHLMKITHVIRGEEHLSNTPRQILIYQAFGWEIPEFAHVSLILNQDGKKLSKRDESIVQFIEQYRQLGYLPEALINFLALLGWSPGGEQEIFSLEELVEAFSLDRVSKSGAIFDTEKLAWMNGYYIKQADLERIVELAIPHLQRAGQIGESFDREWVTKLVSLYKEQMSYVAELPELAKQFFEEQVVYEGEAAAVLKEEQVPVVVAAFLEKAKQLPDWNADSIKAALKEVQTETGYKGRALFMTIRVAATGQTHGPDLNQSLELLGRERVVSRLQNVLVQA; via the coding sequence ATGTCTGTACGAGTGCGTTATGCGCCAAGTCCGACGGGACATTTGCATATCGGCGGGGCGCGCACCGCTCTGTTTAACTATTTGCTGGCGAAAAAAATGGGCGGAACCTACATCTTGCGAATCGAGGATACCGACCAGGCCCGCAACGTGGAGCAAGCCGAAGAGAAGTTTCTGGAAAATTTCCGCTGGCTCGGCTTGCTCTGGGACGAGGGACCGGGCGTCGGCGGCGAGTACGGGCCGTACAGTTGCATGGAGCGACTGGATATCTATCAAAACTATGTGGATCAGTTGCTGGCGGAAGGCAAGGCCTATTCTTGTTACTGCACGGAAGAAGAACTGGAGAAAGAGCGGGAAGCGTTGCTCACCAAGGGGCAAATGCCAAGATATATGGGCAGGTGCCGGCATCTGACGGAGGAGCAGAAAGCGGCGTTTGAAGCGGAAGGCCGCAAAAAAACGGTCCGCTTCCGCGTGCCGGAAGGCAAGATCATCCGCTTCACCGATCATGTCCGCGGTGAGATGCAATTTGAATCGGATGGGATCGGTGACTTTGTGATCGTCAAGTCGGATGGCATCCCGACCTACAATTTTGCCGTCACAATTGACGACCATTTGATGAAGATTACGCATGTGATCCGCGGTGAGGAACATCTTTCCAACACGCCCCGGCAGATTTTGATTTATCAGGCGTTTGGGTGGGAGATTCCGGAATTTGCCCACGTCTCGCTGATTCTGAATCAGGATGGAAAGAAGCTGTCGAAGCGGGACGAGTCGATCGTCCAGTTTATCGAGCAATACCGGCAGCTCGGGTATCTGCCGGAAGCGCTGATCAACTTTTTGGCGCTGCTTGGCTGGTCGCCCGGCGGCGAACAGGAGATATTTTCGTTGGAGGAACTGGTTGAGGCATTCTCGCTGGATCGGGTGTCCAAATCCGGGGCGATTTTTGACACGGAAAAACTGGCCTGGATGAACGGCTATTACATCAAGCAGGCGGATTTGGAGCGGATTGTCGAATTGGCGATTCCCCATCTGCAGCGAGCGGGGCAGATCGGAGAAAGTTTCGACCGCGAATGGGTAACCAAGCTGGTCTCTCTGTACAAGGAGCAAATGTCCTATGTGGCCGAACTGCCGGAACTGGCCAAACAATTCTTTGAGGAGCAGGTAGTCTACGAGGGCGAAGCAGCCGCTGTGCTGAAGGAAGAGCAGGTGCCGGTCGTGGTTGCCGCTTTCCTGGAAAAAGCGAAACAGCTGCCGGATTGGAACGCCGATTCGATCAAGGCGGCGTTGAAGGAAGTACAGACGGAGACCGGTTACAAAGGCCGCGCCCTGTTCATGACGATCCGGGTGGCGGCGACCGGGCAGACGCACGGGCCGGATCTCAACCAGTCGTTGGAATTGCTGGGCCGGGAACGCGTGGTATCCCGTTTACAAAACGTGCTGGTTCAAGCATAA
- a CDS encoding ATP-dependent Clp protease ATP-binding subunit: MMFGRFTERAQKVLALAQEEASRLGHSGVGTEHILLGLVREGEGIAAKALVSLGLSSEKVQKEVEKIIGRGQAPVGGMAYTPRAKKVIELSIDEARKLGHNYVGTEHILLGLIREGEGVAARVLSNLGVSLNKARQQVLQLLGGDVNDNNQESPQAANTPTLDSLARDLTQMARDGKLDPVIGRAKEIERVIQVLSRRTKNNPVLIGEPGVGKTAIAEGLAQRIVANEIPETLRNKRVMVLDMGTVVAGTKYRGEFEDRLKKIMDEIRQAGNVILFIDELHTLIGAGGAEGAIDASNILKPALARGELQCIGATTLDEYRKHIEKDAALERRFQPIMVEQPSVEDAIQILHGLRDRYEAHHRVKISDEALEAAVRLSDRYITDRFLPDKAIDLIDEAASRVRLRSHTQPPNLKELEEKLEEVRFEKESAVQSQEFEKAAALRDKEQKLREELEARKIEWQQNQVKNDTVVTEEDIAEIVSMWTGIPVRKLAEEETERLINLEKLLHNRVIGQEEAVKAVARAVRRARAGLKDPKRPIGSFIFLGPTGVGKTELARALAEAMFGDENAMIRIDMSEYMERHTTSRLVGAPPGYVGYEEGGQLTEAVRRKPYSVVLLDEIEKAHPEVFNILLQLLDDGRLTDAKGRTVDFRNTIVIMTSNVGAQTIKKGGALGFTANREADYIDMKARVMDELKKQFRPEFLNRIDEIIVFHPLSADDIKQIVNLMTEDLRKRLREHNIDFVLTDEAKAFLAKEGFDPTYGARPLKRAIQRHIEDRLSEALLTGEIQRGDKVKIDVEGDHLKVTKLEISPAEV, encoded by the coding sequence ATGATGTTTGGACGGTTTACGGAACGTGCACAAAAAGTGTTGGCGCTGGCACAAGAGGAAGCCAGTCGGCTGGGTCATTCCGGGGTCGGCACCGAGCATATTTTGCTGGGGCTCGTCCGGGAAGGCGAAGGAATTGCGGCGAAAGCGCTGGTCAGCCTCGGACTGTCGAGCGAAAAGGTGCAAAAAGAAGTGGAGAAAATCATCGGCCGCGGTCAGGCGCCGGTCGGCGGTATGGCGTATACGCCACGAGCCAAGAAAGTGATCGAACTGTCGATCGACGAAGCGCGCAAACTGGGGCATAATTATGTGGGCACCGAGCATATTTTGCTCGGTCTCATCCGCGAAGGGGAAGGCGTGGCGGCCCGCGTGCTGTCCAATCTGGGGGTGTCCCTCAACAAAGCGCGGCAACAGGTTCTCCAGTTGCTGGGCGGCGATGTGAATGACAACAACCAGGAATCGCCGCAAGCAGCGAATACGCCGACGCTCGATTCGCTGGCGCGCGACCTGACGCAAATGGCGCGTGACGGAAAATTGGATCCGGTGATCGGCCGTGCGAAGGAGATCGAGCGCGTGATCCAGGTGCTGTCACGGCGTACCAAAAACAATCCGGTGCTGATCGGAGAACCTGGCGTCGGAAAAACGGCGATCGCAGAAGGGCTGGCACAACGGATCGTCGCCAATGAAATTCCGGAGACGCTCCGCAACAAGCGGGTGATGGTGCTCGATATGGGCACGGTGGTCGCCGGCACCAAGTACCGGGGCGAATTTGAGGATCGGCTGAAAAAGATCATGGATGAAATCCGTCAGGCTGGCAACGTTATCCTGTTCATCGACGAGCTGCACACACTGATCGGGGCGGGCGGCGCGGAAGGTGCGATCGACGCCTCGAACATTCTAAAACCGGCGTTGGCCCGTGGCGAGCTGCAGTGTATCGGCGCCACCACATTGGATGAATACCGCAAGCATATTGAAAAAGATGCCGCGCTGGAGCGGCGGTTCCAGCCGATCATGGTGGAACAGCCGAGCGTCGAGGACGCGATTCAGATCCTGCACGGACTGCGTGACCGGTATGAAGCCCATCACCGTGTGAAAATCTCGGATGAAGCACTGGAAGCGGCTGTCCGTTTGTCCGATCGCTACATCACCGACCGCTTCCTGCCTGACAAGGCGATCGACCTGATCGATGAAGCGGCTTCCCGCGTCCGTCTGCGCAGCCACACGCAGCCGCCGAACCTGAAAGAACTCGAAGAAAAGCTGGAAGAAGTGCGGTTTGAGAAGGAATCGGCGGTGCAAAGCCAGGAGTTTGAAAAAGCGGCCGCGCTCCGCGACAAGGAACAAAAATTGCGGGAAGAGCTGGAGGCCCGCAAGATCGAATGGCAGCAAAACCAAGTGAAAAACGACACCGTCGTGACCGAGGAAGATATTGCGGAAATCGTGTCGATGTGGACGGGAATCCCGGTTCGCAAATTGGCCGAGGAAGAAACAGAGCGCTTGATCAATCTGGAGAAACTGCTGCATAACCGTGTGATCGGTCAGGAAGAAGCGGTGAAAGCGGTCGCCCGTGCCGTGCGTCGTGCCCGCGCTGGATTGAAAGATCCGAAACGGCCGATCGGCTCGTTCATCTTCCTGGGACCGACCGGGGTCGGCAAGACGGAGCTTGCAAGAGCACTGGCGGAAGCGATGTTTGGCGACGAAAACGCAATGATCCGGATCGACATGTCGGAGTACATGGAGCGGCACACCACCTCGCGTTTGGTCGGGGCGCCTCCGGGATATGTCGGCTATGAGGAGGGCGGCCAGTTGACGGAAGCGGTTCGCCGCAAGCCGTACTCGGTTGTCCTGCTGGACGAGATTGAGAAAGCTCATCCGGAAGTGTTCAACATTCTGCTGCAACTGCTGGATGACGGACGGCTGACCGACGCGAAGGGCCGGACGGTTGACTTCCGCAACACGATCGTCATCATGACCTCAAACGTTGGCGCGCAAACGATCAAAAAAGGCGGTGCTTTGGGCTTCACAGCCAACCGCGAAGCGGACTATATCGACATGAAAGCCCGCGTGATGGACGAGTTGAAGAAGCAGTTCCGGCCGGAGTTCCTCAATCGGATCGACGAGATTATCGTCTTCCATCCGCTGTCGGCAGACGACATCAAACAGATCGTCAATCTGATGACGGAAGATCTGCGGAAGCGGCTGCGGGAGCACAACATCGACTTCGTTCTGACGGATGAAGCGAAAGCGTTCCTGGCAAAAGAAGGCTTCGATCCCACCTACGGCGCCCGCCCGCTGAAGCGGGCGATCCAGCGGCACATCGAGGACCGCTTGTCGGAAGCGTTGCTGACCGGCGAGATCCAGCGGGGCGACAAAGTGAAAATCGATGTGGAAGGCGATCACTTGAAAGTGACGAAACTGGAAATTTCTCCAGCAGAGGTGTGA
- the pssA gene encoding CDP-diacylglycerol--serine O-phosphatidyltransferase, translating into MFVKALPSAFTLANLFLGIISIILAFNEQYSIAAILVIIGMLLDGLDGRIARALNATSEFGKELDSLSDVISFGVAPAFIMYGVILHQLGWIGIVLTGFFPICGALRLARFNVMSGTPNYFVGLPITAAGGILATMALYHNLIPGSRVILPLAMVGLSYLMISRIKYPNFKKVGIPKAAYWIVPVLAAFVTFVFVYYPGQAGKLIFLPLALYALYGLKKNYSSRKRKRELMMQERFDSKFEL; encoded by the coding sequence ATGTTTGTCAAAGCGCTTCCGAGCGCTTTTACGTTGGCCAACCTTTTCCTAGGCATCATTTCGATCATCCTTGCGTTTAATGAGCAATATTCGATCGCCGCCATCCTGGTGATCATCGGCATGCTGCTGGACGGTCTTGACGGCAGGATCGCCCGGGCACTGAACGCGACCAGCGAATTCGGCAAGGAACTGGACTCCTTGTCCGATGTGATTTCGTTTGGGGTGGCGCCCGCCTTTATCATGTATGGGGTGATCCTGCATCAACTGGGCTGGATCGGGATTGTGCTCACCGGCTTTTTCCCGATCTGCGGAGCGCTCAGGCTGGCCCGCTTCAATGTGATGAGCGGCACCCCGAATTATTTTGTCGGGCTCCCGATCACGGCAGCCGGCGGCATACTGGCGACGATGGCGCTGTATCACAACCTAATTCCGGGCTCGCGAGTGATTTTGCCGTTGGCAATGGTCGGCCTGTCATACCTGATGATCTCCCGCATCAAATACCCGAATTTTAAGAAAGTCGGCATTCCCAAAGCCGCCTATTGGATCGTGCCGGTGTTGGCGGCGTTCGTCACGTTCGTGTTCGTTTATTATCCGGGCCAGGCGGGCAAGCTGATCTTTCTGCCGTTGGCGTTGTATGCGCTTTATGGCTTAAAAAAAAACTATAGCTCCCGCAAACGAAAACGCGAATTGATGATGCAGGAGCGGTTTGACTCCAAATTTGAACTGTGA
- a CDS encoding protein arginine kinase yields the protein MSVHDFLNTSPAWMKESGPESDIVVSTRIRIARNLARYPFCTLLTDSDAEKIVEEARRALKSPDMRQVGRFELFRSWELSDVERQVFVEKHLISPALAEEARRGAFAVSSDESVSIMINEEDHLRIQCIVPGFQVRHAWQLASLVDDILESKLDYAFHEKYGYLTSCPTNVGTGIRASVMMHLPGLVLTQQINRILSAISQVGLVVRGLYGEGSDAIGNLFQISNQITLGQSEEEILENLQGVVKQILEHERAARKQLLRDNREALEDRIWRSYGILAYARKIESKEAMQRLSDVKLGIDLGTIKGVSAGILKELMVMTRPAILQKLTGKELAPGERDWRRAAIIRERLRSDSASVS from the coding sequence ATGTCCGTGCACGATTTTCTCAACACAAGTCCTGCCTGGATGAAGGAAAGCGGACCGGAATCGGATATTGTCGTCTCAACCCGCATCCGCATCGCTCGCAATCTCGCCCGCTATCCGTTTTGCACCCTGTTGACCGACAGCGATGCGGAAAAAATCGTCGAGGAAGCCCGCAGGGCGTTGAAAAGTCCTGACATGCGGCAAGTCGGCCGGTTTGAATTGTTCCGCAGTTGGGAGCTGTCCGATGTGGAACGGCAAGTGTTCGTCGAAAAACATCTGATTTCCCCCGCTTTGGCCGAGGAGGCAAGGCGCGGTGCATTCGCCGTATCGAGCGACGAATCGGTGTCGATCATGATCAATGAAGAGGACCATTTGCGCATCCAGTGCATCGTCCCCGGTTTTCAAGTCCGCCATGCGTGGCAGTTGGCGAGCCTCGTGGATGATATACTGGAGTCAAAACTGGATTACGCGTTTCATGAGAAATACGGATATTTGACTTCATGTCCGACCAACGTAGGTACCGGGATTCGGGCGTCTGTGATGATGCATTTGCCCGGTTTGGTGCTGACCCAACAGATCAACCGCATCCTGTCCGCCATTTCGCAAGTCGGCTTGGTGGTGCGCGGATTGTACGGGGAAGGCAGCGACGCGATCGGCAACCTGTTCCAGATTTCGAACCAGATCACGTTGGGGCAATCGGAAGAAGAGATTTTGGAAAACCTACAAGGTGTTGTCAAGCAGATTCTCGAGCATGAGCGGGCAGCCCGCAAGCAGCTGTTGCGCGACAACCGGGAAGCGTTGGAGGACCGCATCTGGCGGTCGTACGGCATCCTCGCCTACGCGCGAAAAATCGAATCGAAAGAAGCGATGCAGCGTCTGTCGGATGTCAAGCTGGGGATCGATCTGGGCACGATTAAAGGCGTGTCGGCCGGTATCCTGAAGGAATTGATGGTGATGACGCGGCCGGCGATTTTGCAGAAGCTGACAGGCAAGGAATTGGCGCCCGGCGAGCGGGATTGGCGGCGAGCGGCGATCATCCGGGAACGTTTGCGTTCCGATTCAGCTTCTGTGTCATAA
- the ispD gene encoding 2-C-methyl-D-erythritol 4-phosphate cytidylyltransferase, with amino-acid sequence MRVVAIVVAAGSGSRMQTKIKKPYLEIAGVPLLVRTLRALERSALIREIVLVVREEELAEAKRLIDQYGIRKVIRYAAGGAERQDSVRNGLRMVDDAADLIVVHDGARPFVTADEIDRVIAAAAECGAATIGTPVKDTIKKVADGTVEETLPRETLFAVQTPQAFRAQLLRKAHAMAVAAGCRSTDDASLVEWTGHPVRVVEGSYRNIKITTPEDLLIAEAFVEREL; translated from the coding sequence ATGCGAGTGGTGGCGATCGTGGTGGCGGCGGGGAGCGGCTCCCGCATGCAAACGAAGATCAAGAAGCCGTACCTGGAGATTGCGGGCGTACCGCTCTTGGTTCGCACGCTGCGGGCGCTCGAACGGTCCGCTTTGATCCGCGAAATCGTGCTGGTGGTAAGAGAGGAAGAGCTGGCCGAAGCAAAACGGCTGATCGACCAGTACGGGATTCGCAAGGTGATCCGGTATGCGGCGGGTGGAGCGGAGCGGCAGGACTCCGTTCGGAACGGGCTGCGCATGGTGGACGATGCGGCCGATCTGATTGTGGTGCATGACGGCGCCCGGCCATTTGTGACGGCTGATGAGATCGACCGCGTGATTGCGGCGGCGGCCGAGTGCGGAGCGGCAACGATTGGAACGCCTGTCAAAGACACCATCAAAAAAGTGGCAGATGGAACCGTCGAGGAGACCCTGCCGCGGGAAACTTTGTTCGCGGTGCAGACACCGCAGGCGTTTCGCGCGCAATTGTTGCGGAAAGCGCACGCAATGGCGGTGGCAGCCGGCTGCCGCAGCACGGACGATGCGTCTTTGGTCGAGTGGACAGGCCATCCGGTCCGGGTGGTGGAAGGCTCCTACCGCAATATCAAAATCACGACGCCGGAAGATCTGCTGATCGCGGAAGCGTTTGTGGAACGGGAACTGTAA
- the radA gene encoding DNA repair protein RadA, with amino-acid sequence MAKAKVKFVCQECGYESPKWMGKCPGCNAWNRMVEEMGRSARAGLPAGFMNNESKVESIQQIDVSQQPRIRTGSEETNRVLGGGIVPGSLVLVGGDPGIGKSTLLLQTSYQLAVQGLTVLYVSGEESAQQIKLRADRLQLLSPNLFVLPETDLTQIEMHITTVKPDFLVIDSIQTIFHPVIGSTPGSVGQVRECTGHLLRIAKTGGIATFIVGHVTKEGAIAGPRLLEHMVDAVLYFEGERHHSYRILRAVKNRFGSTNEIGIFEMREQGLVEVGNPSELFLSERSHGAPGSAVVASVEGTRPVLVEIQALVSPTAFGTPRRQANGIDHNRVSMIMAVLEKRMGLYLGSQDAYVNVAGGVRLDEPAVDLGMALAIASSFRDTGMSPQEVYIGEVGLAGEIRGVSRIEQRVKEAQKLGFTRCIIPAKNLRGWTPPAGIEVIGVDSIQQAFEIVLRE; translated from the coding sequence ATGGCGAAGGCAAAAGTGAAGTTCGTCTGTCAGGAATGCGGCTATGAAAGTCCGAAATGGATGGGCAAATGCCCGGGGTGCAACGCGTGGAACCGGATGGTCGAGGAAATGGGGCGTTCGGCCCGGGCTGGCCTGCCTGCGGGTTTCATGAACAATGAATCGAAGGTGGAGAGCATCCAGCAGATCGACGTGTCCCAACAGCCGCGGATTCGGACGGGGTCGGAAGAAACCAACCGGGTGCTCGGCGGCGGCATCGTTCCCGGGTCGCTGGTGCTGGTCGGCGGCGACCCCGGCATCGGGAAATCGACGCTGCTGCTGCAAACCTCGTACCAGCTGGCGGTGCAGGGACTGACGGTGTTGTATGTGTCCGGCGAAGAATCGGCGCAGCAGATCAAGTTGCGGGCCGACCGGCTGCAACTGTTGTCGCCGAATCTGTTCGTACTGCCCGAGACAGACCTGACGCAAATCGAGATGCACATCACAACGGTCAAACCGGATTTTCTGGTAATCGATTCGATTCAGACCATCTTTCATCCGGTGATCGGTTCGACGCCCGGCTCGGTCGGCCAAGTGCGGGAGTGCACGGGACATCTGCTGCGGATTGCCAAAACCGGCGGCATTGCGACGTTTATCGTCGGACACGTGACGAAGGAAGGAGCGATCGCCGGCCCGCGTTTGCTGGAGCATATGGTCGATGCAGTGCTCTATTTTGAAGGGGAACGGCATCATTCCTACCGAATTCTGCGGGCGGTGAAAAACCGGTTTGGCTCGACCAACGAGATCGGGATTTTTGAAATGAGGGAACAGGGGCTGGTCGAAGTCGGCAATCCGTCCGAACTGTTCCTGTCGGAGCGGTCGCACGGGGCGCCGGGTTCTGCCGTGGTCGCCTCGGTCGAAGGCACGCGGCCGGTGCTGGTCGAGATCCAGGCGCTGGTCAGTCCAACCGCGTTTGGCACCCCCCGCCGGCAGGCAAACGGCATTGATCACAACCGGGTGTCAATGATTATGGCGGTGCTGGAAAAGCGAATGGGGTTGTATCTTGGTTCGCAGGATGCGTATGTGAATGTGGCGGGTGGCGTACGGCTGGATGAGCCGGCGGTTGACCTGGGGATGGCGTTGGCGATCGCTTCCAGCTTTCGCGATACCGGCATGAGCCCGCAGGAAGTTTACATCGGGGAAGTCGGCCTCGCCGGCGAAATCCGCGGTGTCTCACGGATCGAACAGCGCGTCAAGGAAGCGCAAAAACTCGGCTTCACCCGATGCATCATTCCGGCTAAAAATCTGAGGGGCTGGACGCCTCCTGCAGGAATTGAGGTCATAGGTGTCGATAGCATACAACAGGCGTTTGAAATCGTGTTGCGGGAGTGA